DNA from Aquaspirillum sp. LM1:
AGGCTTGCCGCTGGCAGGCTGACGCCAAGCCCGAAACCAGGGCACCCTTATCCGGGGTGCCCTGGTTTTTTTATGCCCACCCTCTGCACAAGCCGGCGCAGGCATGCTAATGTCTTCGGCTATCCAAACCGCCCCTCTCACCTGCCGGAAGCTGCCATGCTGGAACGTGAATACCTGAATATCTGTCTGGCCGAGCCCTCTTCGGTGCAGGCCAGCATCATCAAGCACATGCTGAGTACGCTTGGCATCGATAACCTGCAAATCACCGAAAGCGGCCAGGCCACGCTGGACCTGCTGGCCAGCCCAGTGCCGCCCGATGTGGTGATCAGCGCGCTTTACCTGCCCGACATGACCGGCACCGACCTGGTGTATCGCATGCGCGATAACCCGCGCATGCGCGAAACCCCGTTTTTGCTGGTGTCCAGCGAAACCAAGCGCTCCTACCTCGACCCGATCCGCCAGGCCGGCACCCTGGCCATCCTGCCCAAGCCGTTTACCGGCGAGCAGCTGTCGCATGCGCTGAACAACACCGTTGAATTCCTCAACGCCCACGAAAACCGCATGGACTCCAGCGTGCTGGACGTAGCCGAACTCAGCGTCTTGCTGGTGGACGACAGCCTGACCGCGCGCAACCATATTCGCGGCGTGCTGCAACGCATCGGCTTTGAGCGCATCAGCGAAGCCATCAACGGCCAGGAAGCCGTGCCGCTGCTGGACACCACGCTGTTTGACCTGGTGGTCACCGACTACAACATGCCGGAAATGGACGGCAAACAGCTGGTGGAATACGTGCGCCAGCACAGCATGCAGCCGTCGGTGCCCATTCTGATGGTGTCGTCCGAGCACGACGAAGGCCGGCTGGCCGCCATCGAACAGGCCGGCGTGTCGGCCATCTGTGACAAACCCTTTGAAGTGGAACTGATCCGCAAGCTGCTGCGCAATTTCTTTGTCGAGCCCAGCCGCTGCTGATTGGCCCTGTATTGACCTGGATTGTCTGGACTTGGATGATCTGATTGCGGCGCGCCCGGTGACGGGCGCGCCGCGCTATTGTGAGCCAAACCCCATGAGCCACCCCCTGCGCATCGCCTTTGCCGGCATTGGCCTGATGGGCCTGCCGATGTGTCGCCGCCTGCTGGCCGCCGGCTACCCGCTGACCGTCTGGAACCGCAACCCCGACAAAACCGCCCCGCTGCTGGCCGCTGGCGCACGCCAGGCCGCCAGCCTGGCCGAACTGGCGGCTGGGGCAGATATCGTCTGCCTGTGCCTGTCTGACACCGCCGCTGTCGAGCAGGTGATGTTTGCCGCCGACGGCTTGGCCGTCCACTTGGCGGCGGACACACTGGTGGTGGATTTTTCCAGCATCGAACCCGCCGCCACCCGCCTGTTTGCCCAGCGCCTGGCCACCCAATGCGGCGCACGCTGGGTGGACGCGCCGGTTTCCGGTGGCGTGGTCGGTGCCGAGCAAGGCCGGTTGGTGATCATGGCTGGCGGCGAGCCCGCCGACATCGAGCGCCTGCGTGCGCCGCTGGCGGCGCTGAGCCAGCGGCTGACCTGTATGGGCCCGGTGGGCTGTGGCCAGGTCACCAAGGTGTGCAATCAATTGATTGTCGCCGCCAACAGCCTGCTGATTGCCGAAGCCGTGGCACTGGCCGAACGCGGTGGCGTAGACGCCAGCCTGCTCGCCCCGGCGCTGGCCGGCGGCTTTGCCGACTCGCTGCCGATGCAAATCCTCGCCCCGCGCATGGCCACCCGCCAGCATGAACCGGTGCAGTGGAAAGTGGCCACCTTGCTCAAAGACCTGGACAATGCCGTGAAACTGGCACGGGAGACCGACAGCGCCAGCCCGCTGGCCGCGCTGGCCGACCAGTTGATGCGGCTGCACGCCACACGCGGACATGGGCAGGCGGATTTGAGCAGTGTGATTGGCTTGTTTCACTCGAGCATCGACAGCACCGCCCCAGCCTGAACACCAAGGCTTGCTACGGCGCTCAGGCATGGCATTCATTCCGTGAATGGGATGGCAGGGGCAAACATTGCCCTGAGGGGCATGCCCATCCGCTACACTGGGCGCTGTTCTGTTTTTTCCCGGTTTTGACCATGACCGCCTCTTCCCTCTACCTTGGCCTGATGTCCGGCACCAGCCTGGATGGCGTGGACGCCGTGCTGGCCGACTTTGCCAGCGCCCGCCCCACGGTGCTGGCCTGCGTCAGTCTGCCCTATCCGGATAGCCTGCGCAGCGCCGTGCTGGCGCTGCAACCGCGTGGTGACAACGAGCTGGACCGTGCCGCCCGGCTGGGGCGTGAGCTGGCGCAGCTGTACGCCCAGGCAGTCCACGCCACCCTGGCGGCAGCCGGGGTCAGCGCCAACCAAGTGGCCGCGCTGGGCTGTCACGGCCAGACCGTGCGCCATGCGCCGCACGCCGGCTACACGATTCAGCTGGGCGACCTGGCCCTGCTGGCCGAACTGACCGGGGTGGACACCATCGGCGACTTCCGTCGCCGCGATCTGGCTGCCGGCGGACAGGGTGCGCCGCTGGTGCCTGCCGCCCATCAGGCCTGGTTTGCCCACCCGACCCAGGCGCGGGCAGTGCTCAATCTGGGTGGCATCGGCAACCTGACCCGGCTCGACCCGGCCTTGCCGGTGATGGGTTTTGACACTGGGCCGGGCAATATGCTGCTGGACGCCTGGATTGGCCAGCATCGGCCCGGCCAGCGCTTTGACGCCAATGGCGAATGGGCGGCCAGCGGCCAGTGTCTGCCAGCCTTGCTGGCCGAGCTGCTGACCGAACCGTACTTTGCCTGCCCCCCGCCCAAAAGCACCGGGCGCGACCTGTTCTCGCTGGACTGGCTCCAGCCTCGCCTGGCCGCTTATCCTGGCCTGGCCGCTGCCGACGTGCAGCGCACCCTGCTGGCGCTGACCGTGCACAGTGTAGCCGATGCCGTGCGCCAGCATGCGCCGGCCACGCGGGCCTTGTATGTATGCGGCGGCGGCGCGCTGAATCCGCTGCTGATGGCCGAACTGGCCGCCGCGCTGCCGGATTGCGCCGTGGCCACCACCGATGCACTGGGTATTCCGGCCATGCAGGTGGAAGCACTGGCCTTTGCCTGGCTGGCCCGCCAGTACTGCCTGCGCCAGCCAGGCAATGTGCCGGCGGTCACCGGCGCGCAAGGGGAACGGGTATTGGGGGCGCTGTATCCGCGCTGAAAGCCATGCGCACGGCGGTCTGACGCTGAATGTCCCGACCCGTGGCACGCTGCCCGGCCCGTCGGGCGCTCTGCCAGTCCGTGCGCGCCTTGTGCTGGCCGCTGCCAGATTTGACAACTTACCTACCAATAAGTAAATTGCCGGCATGACTGCTCCCGATGCCGCTTCCCCCCAGCCGGATGACGCCCGGCAAGACACCAAAAAACGCATTCTCGACATGGCCGAGACACTGCTGCTGACCCGTGGCTTCAATGCCTTCAGCTACCAGCATATTTCCTCCAGC
Protein-coding regions in this window:
- a CDS encoding response regulator, with translation MLEREYLNICLAEPSSVQASIIKHMLSTLGIDNLQITESGQATLDLLASPVPPDVVISALYLPDMTGTDLVYRMRDNPRMRETPFLLVSSETKRSYLDPIRQAGTLAILPKPFTGEQLSHALNNTVEFLNAHENRMDSSVLDVAELSVLLVDDSLTARNHIRGVLQRIGFERISEAINGQEAVPLLDTTLFDLVVTDYNMPEMDGKQLVEYVRQHSMQPSVPILMVSSEHDEGRLAAIEQAGVSAICDKPFEVELIRKLLRNFFVEPSRC
- a CDS encoding NAD(P)-dependent oxidoreductase codes for the protein MSHPLRIAFAGIGLMGLPMCRRLLAAGYPLTVWNRNPDKTAPLLAAGARQAASLAELAAGADIVCLCLSDTAAVEQVMFAADGLAVHLAADTLVVDFSSIEPAATRLFAQRLATQCGARWVDAPVSGGVVGAEQGRLVIMAGGEPADIERLRAPLAALSQRLTCMGPVGCGQVTKVCNQLIVAANSLLIAEAVALAERGGVDASLLAPALAGGFADSLPMQILAPRMATRQHEPVQWKVATLLKDLDNAVKLARETDSASPLAALADQLMRLHATRGHGQADLSSVIGLFHSSIDSTAPA
- a CDS encoding anhydro-N-acetylmuramic acid kinase, which gives rise to MTASSLYLGLMSGTSLDGVDAVLADFASARPTVLACVSLPYPDSLRSAVLALQPRGDNELDRAARLGRELAQLYAQAVHATLAAAGVSANQVAALGCHGQTVRHAPHAGYTIQLGDLALLAELTGVDTIGDFRRRDLAAGGQGAPLVPAAHQAWFAHPTQARAVLNLGGIGNLTRLDPALPVMGFDTGPGNMLLDAWIGQHRPGQRFDANGEWAASGQCLPALLAELLTEPYFACPPPKSTGRDLFSLDWLQPRLAAYPGLAAADVQRTLLALTVHSVADAVRQHAPATRALYVCGGGALNPLLMAELAAALPDCAVATTDALGIPAMQVEALAFAWLARQYCLRQPGNVPAVTGAQGERVLGALYPR